In the Pseudoliparis swirei isolate HS2019 ecotype Mariana Trench chromosome 19, NWPU_hadal_v1, whole genome shotgun sequence genome, one interval contains:
- the cnot6a gene encoding CCR4-NOT transcription complex subunit 6a isoform X1 encodes MPKEKYDPPDPRRMYTIMSTEESTNGKKSYWAELEISGRVRSLSTALWSLTHLTALHISDNSLSCIPPDIAKLHNLVYLDLSSNKIRSLPSELGNMVSLRELLLNNNQLRVLPFELGKLFQLQTLGLKGNPLAQEIMSLYQEPDGTRRLLNYLLDNLAGAIKRSESLCGSSETGPGLAYFPTELPPARSWISLQEPDRTRASALFSVMCYNVLCDKYATRQLYGYCPSWALNWEYRKKSIMQEIMGCNADIISLQEVETEQYYNYFLPELKEHGYEGFFSPKSRARTMSESDRKHVDGCAIFYKTEKFSAVQKHTVEFNQLAMANSEGSEAMLNRVMTKDNIGVATLLEVRKEMMEASSGKSLHGMEKQLLLVANAHMHWDPEYSDVKLIQTMMFLSEVKNIVDKATRSLKLSSVSGEINAIPLVLCADLNSLPDSGVVEYLSTGGVDCTHKDFKELRYSDSLTKFNCNGKSSSSNGRITHGFKLKTAYENGLMPYTNYTFDFKGVIDYMFYSKPHLNVLGILGPLDPHWLVENNVSGCPHPHIPSDHFSLFGQLELLLPNLPPQVNGLNLPARR; translated from the exons ATGCCCAAGGAAAAATATGACCCGCCGGATCCCAGGCGGATGTACACAATTATGTCAACCGAGGAGTCAACCAACGGGAAGAAGTCATACTGGGCTGAGCTGGAAATCAGCG GCCGTGTAAGGAGTCTCAGCACAGCCCTGTGGTCTCTCACCCATCTTACTGCCCTGCACATTAGTGATAACTCACTGTCATGCATCCCGCCAGACATTGCCAAACTACACAACCTGGTGTACCTGGATCTCTCATCCAATAAGATCAGGAGCTTGCCGTCAGAGCTCGGCAACATGGTATCGCTCAG GGAACTGCTTTTAAATAACAACCAGTTGCGAGTTCTGCCATTTGAGTTGGGGAAACTGTTTCAGTTACAAACACTGGGGTTGAAAG GAAACCCACTTGCACAAGAAATTATGAGCCTCTACCAGGAACCTGATGGCACGCGGAGACTGCTCAACTACTTGTTAGACAATCTGGCAGGGGCTATCAAGCGCAGTGAGTCCCTCTGTGGCAGTTCTGAGACCGGACCAGGACTAGCATATT TCCCAACAGAGCTGCCACCAGCCCGGTCATGGATCTCACTCCAGGAACCAGACCGAACACGGGCCTCAG CACTGTTCTCTGTGATGTGCTACAATGTGCTGTGTGATAAGTATGCCACACGTCAGCTATATGGCTACTGCCCCTCTTGGGCTCTTAACTGGGAGTACAGGAAGAAATCCATCATGCAGGAGATAATGGGCTGCAATGCAGACATCATCAGTTTGCAG GAAGTTGAGACGGAGCAGTACTACAATTACTTCTTGCCTGAGCTGAAGGAGCATGGGTACGAGGGCTTCTTCAGTCCAAAGTCACGAGCCAGGACGATGTCAGAGTCGGACCGTAAACACGTTGATGGTTGTGCGATTTTCTACAAAACAGAAAA GTTCAGCGCAGTGCAGAAACACACAGTGGAGTTCAACCAGCTGGCCATGGCTAACTCCGAGGGCTCGGAGGCTATGCTGAACAGGGTGATGACCAAGGACAACATCGGTGTCGCTACGCTGCTTGAGGTCCGCaaggagatgatggaggccTCCT CTGGAAAGTCCCTCCATGGCATGGAGAAGCAGCTGCTCCTGGTGGCCAATGCCCACATGCACTGGGACCCAGAGTACTCTGACGTCAAGCTGATCCAGACCATGATGTTcctgtcggaggtgaagaacatcGTCGACAAGGCCACACGCAGCCTCAAGCTGTCCTCTGTCTCTGGTGAGATCAATGCCATTCCACTGGTGCTGTGCGCTGACCTCAACTCCTTGCCTGACTCTG GTGTCGTGGAGTACCTCAGTACTGGTGGCGTTGACTGCACCCACAAGGACTTCAAGGAGCTCCGTTACAGCGACAGCCTGACCAAGTTCAACTGCAATGGCAAGAGCAGCTCGTCCAACGGCAGGATCACCCACGGCTTCAAGCTGAAGACCGCTTATGAGAACGGCCTGATGCCTTACACCAACTACACCTTTGACTTCAAG GGTGTCATCGACTACATGTTCTACTCCAAGCCTCACCTGAACGTGCTGGGTATCTTGGGCCCCCTGGACCCCCACTGGCTCGTAGAGAACAATGTCAGCGGCTGCCCACATCCCCACATCCCCTCCGACCACTTCTCCCTCTTCGGCCAGCTGGAGCTTCTCCTGCCCAATTTGCCCCCCCAGGTCAATGGGCTCAATCTGCCTGCACGCAGGTAG
- the cnot6a gene encoding CCR4-NOT transcription complex subunit 6a isoform X2 — protein sequence MPKEKYDPPDPRRMYTIMSTEESTNGKKSYWAELEISGRVRSLSTALWSLTHLTALHISDNSLSCIPPDIAKLHNLVYLDLSSNKIRSLPSELGNMVSLRELLLNNNQLRVLPFELGKLFQLQTLGLKGNPLAQEIMSLYQEPDGTRRLLNYLLDNLAGAIKRIPTELPPARSWISLQEPDRTRASALFSVMCYNVLCDKYATRQLYGYCPSWALNWEYRKKSIMQEIMGCNADIISLQEVETEQYYNYFLPELKEHGYEGFFSPKSRARTMSESDRKHVDGCAIFYKTEKFSAVQKHTVEFNQLAMANSEGSEAMLNRVMTKDNIGVATLLEVRKEMMEASSGKSLHGMEKQLLLVANAHMHWDPEYSDVKLIQTMMFLSEVKNIVDKATRSLKLSSVSGEINAIPLVLCADLNSLPDSGVVEYLSTGGVDCTHKDFKELRYSDSLTKFNCNGKSSSSNGRITHGFKLKTAYENGLMPYTNYTFDFKGVIDYMFYSKPHLNVLGILGPLDPHWLVENNVSGCPHPHIPSDHFSLFGQLELLLPNLPPQVNGLNLPARR from the exons ATGCCCAAGGAAAAATATGACCCGCCGGATCCCAGGCGGATGTACACAATTATGTCAACCGAGGAGTCAACCAACGGGAAGAAGTCATACTGGGCTGAGCTGGAAATCAGCG GCCGTGTAAGGAGTCTCAGCACAGCCCTGTGGTCTCTCACCCATCTTACTGCCCTGCACATTAGTGATAACTCACTGTCATGCATCCCGCCAGACATTGCCAAACTACACAACCTGGTGTACCTGGATCTCTCATCCAATAAGATCAGGAGCTTGCCGTCAGAGCTCGGCAACATGGTATCGCTCAG GGAACTGCTTTTAAATAACAACCAGTTGCGAGTTCTGCCATTTGAGTTGGGGAAACTGTTTCAGTTACAAACACTGGGGTTGAAAG GAAACCCACTTGCACAAGAAATTATGAGCCTCTACCAGGAACCTGATGGCACGCGGAGACTGCTCAACTACTTGTTAGACAATCTGGCAGGGGCTATCAAGCGCA TCCCAACAGAGCTGCCACCAGCCCGGTCATGGATCTCACTCCAGGAACCAGACCGAACACGGGCCTCAG CACTGTTCTCTGTGATGTGCTACAATGTGCTGTGTGATAAGTATGCCACACGTCAGCTATATGGCTACTGCCCCTCTTGGGCTCTTAACTGGGAGTACAGGAAGAAATCCATCATGCAGGAGATAATGGGCTGCAATGCAGACATCATCAGTTTGCAG GAAGTTGAGACGGAGCAGTACTACAATTACTTCTTGCCTGAGCTGAAGGAGCATGGGTACGAGGGCTTCTTCAGTCCAAAGTCACGAGCCAGGACGATGTCAGAGTCGGACCGTAAACACGTTGATGGTTGTGCGATTTTCTACAAAACAGAAAA GTTCAGCGCAGTGCAGAAACACACAGTGGAGTTCAACCAGCTGGCCATGGCTAACTCCGAGGGCTCGGAGGCTATGCTGAACAGGGTGATGACCAAGGACAACATCGGTGTCGCTACGCTGCTTGAGGTCCGCaaggagatgatggaggccTCCT CTGGAAAGTCCCTCCATGGCATGGAGAAGCAGCTGCTCCTGGTGGCCAATGCCCACATGCACTGGGACCCAGAGTACTCTGACGTCAAGCTGATCCAGACCATGATGTTcctgtcggaggtgaagaacatcGTCGACAAGGCCACACGCAGCCTCAAGCTGTCCTCTGTCTCTGGTGAGATCAATGCCATTCCACTGGTGCTGTGCGCTGACCTCAACTCCTTGCCTGACTCTG GTGTCGTGGAGTACCTCAGTACTGGTGGCGTTGACTGCACCCACAAGGACTTCAAGGAGCTCCGTTACAGCGACAGCCTGACCAAGTTCAACTGCAATGGCAAGAGCAGCTCGTCCAACGGCAGGATCACCCACGGCTTCAAGCTGAAGACCGCTTATGAGAACGGCCTGATGCCTTACACCAACTACACCTTTGACTTCAAG GGTGTCATCGACTACATGTTCTACTCCAAGCCTCACCTGAACGTGCTGGGTATCTTGGGCCCCCTGGACCCCCACTGGCTCGTAGAGAACAATGTCAGCGGCTGCCCACATCCCCACATCCCCTCCGACCACTTCTCCCTCTTCGGCCAGCTGGAGCTTCTCCTGCCCAATTTGCCCCCCCAGGTCAATGGGCTCAATCTGCCTGCACGCAGGTAG